Proteins from a genomic interval of Chryseobacterium indologenes:
- the ribA gene encoding GTP cyclohydrolase II, whose product MIKIQAEANVPTEHGTFRMIAFSENENDWMPHMAIVAENTDFSKPVNVRFHSECITGEVFHSKKCECGQQLDAAMKYIHENGGIIIYLRQEGRNIGIINKLKAYSLQEKGLDTVQANLELGLPADDRNFGVAIEILNVLDVKDINLLTNNPEKVKYVVDSNVHLNSRVPLQIPANEISKGYLQTKKDFFGHLLDDNDK is encoded by the coding sequence ATGATTAAAATTCAGGCGGAAGCCAATGTTCCAACAGAACACGGTACTTTCCGAATGATCGCTTTCTCCGAAAACGAAAACGACTGGATGCCACATATGGCTATCGTCGCTGAAAATACAGATTTTTCAAAACCTGTGAATGTTCGTTTTCATTCAGAATGTATTACCGGAGAAGTTTTCCATTCAAAAAAATGTGAATGTGGCCAGCAACTGGACGCTGCAATGAAATACATCCATGAAAATGGCGGCATTATCATTTATCTCCGTCAGGAAGGCAGGAATATTGGCATCATCAATAAACTTAAAGCATATTCTTTACAGGAAAAAGGACTGGATACCGTACAAGCCAATCTGGAGCTGGGACTCCCTGCTGACGACAGAAACTTTGGCGTAGCGATTGAAATCCTTAATGTACTGGACGTAAAAGATATCAATCTTTTGACTAATAATCCGGAAAAGGTAAAATATGTAGTGGATAGCAATGTACATCTTAATTCAAGAGTTCCGTTACAGATTCCCGCAAATGAAATCAGTAAAGGATATCTCCAGACTAAAAAAGACTTCTTTGGACATCTTCTCGATGACAATGATAAGTAA
- a CDS encoding DUF4254 domain-containing protein, producing the protein MNFTETAWKVFNQCIEDYHVSDDVNTLINNPFEKDSLERILYAKNWIDTVQWHLEDIIRDENIDPAEALQLKRTIDASNQKRTDLVEYIDSWFLNKFENITPKPDAKINTETPAWAVDRLSILALKVYHMSLEANRESASEEHRKNCQAKLDVLLIQKEDLSTSINQLLADIENGNIKMKVYKQMKMYNDESLNPILYQKGQQK; encoded by the coding sequence ATGAATTTCACTGAGACTGCATGGAAAGTCTTCAATCAATGTATTGAAGACTATCACGTGTCTGATGACGTCAACACTCTAATTAATAACCCTTTCGAAAAAGATAGTTTGGAACGGATTTTGTATGCAAAGAACTGGATTGATACCGTTCAATGGCATCTGGAAGATATAATTAGAGATGAAAATATTGATCCGGCTGAAGCACTTCAACTGAAGAGAACAATAGATGCCTCCAATCAGAAAAGAACTGATCTGGTAGAATATATTGACAGCTGGTTCCTTAATAAGTTTGAAAATATAACTCCTAAACCTGACGCAAAAATAAATACGGAAACTCCCGCTTGGGCAGTAGACAGACTTTCCATTCTTGCGTTAAAAGTTTATCATATGTCATTAGAAGCTAATAGAGAATCCGCCTCTGAAGAACACAGAAAAAATTGCCAGGCCAAACTGGATGTTCTGCTTATTCAGAAGGAAGATCTGTCAACTTCTATTAACCAGTTGCTTGCTGATATTGAAAACGGTAATATTAAGATGAAGGTATACAAACAAATGAAAATGTATAACGATGAAAGTCTTAATCCAATCCTTTATCAAAAAGGGCAACAAAAATGA
- a CDS encoding twin-arginine translocase TatA/TatE family subunit, translating into MNTLTILALSWQHILIVAILLVLLFGGKKIPELMRGVGSGIKEFKDAVKEEDKPGSENKSSSTNNNSTSN; encoded by the coding sequence ATGAATACACTAACTATACTTGCCTTATCTTGGCAACACATTCTGATCGTAGCCATACTTTTGGTATTACTTTTCGGAGGAAAGAAAATTCCGGAACTTATGAGAGGAGTCGGTTCGGGAATCAAGGAATTTAAAGATGCGGTAAAAGAAGAAGACAAACCAGGTTCTGAAAACAAATCTTCTTCTACAAATAATAATTCTACCAGTAACTAA
- a CDS encoding DUF4292 domain-containing protein: MRNWIPLFLLLLALSSCKTRNAVQNNTESGDSIKTTGNTKHPKDVNEPVKDKIAFYEHVLIPPKFDQIKIDSKVRVETGNYIPPLDATIYIENDKKVWMNLRALFINVARGIATPEGIKGQDKVNKAYIDSDFDYLNHLLNVNFIDYKSLEKILLGRTFVKISDSQFTLTQNAQGYKMVSNANQKITTDEKNREYKIALQYDTNYDLLSINLKDVLSTDELEISYSDWDEYNGIRLPKNVKIIIKGSKSSQILLENTKFDFSRMETPYSVPSSYKKIEIK; this comes from the coding sequence ATGAGAAACTGGATACCACTCTTTTTATTACTTCTTGCCTTATCATCGTGTAAAACCCGTAATGCTGTACAGAATAATACGGAATCAGGGGATAGTATCAAAACTACCGGGAATACCAAACATCCAAAAGATGTCAACGAACCGGTAAAAGACAAAATTGCTTTTTACGAACATGTATTGATCCCGCCAAAATTTGACCAGATCAAAATAGACAGTAAAGTTCGTGTGGAAACGGGAAATTACATCCCCCCACTGGACGCAACGATTTATATTGAAAATGATAAAAAAGTATGGATGAACCTGAGAGCATTATTTATTAATGTCGCTAGAGGTATTGCAACTCCTGAGGGCATAAAAGGACAGGACAAAGTAAACAAAGCCTACATAGATTCCGATTTCGATTATCTTAATCACTTGCTTAATGTCAATTTTATCGATTATAAATCGTTGGAAAAAATTTTACTGGGGAGAACTTTTGTAAAAATCAGTGATTCACAATTTACACTGACTCAAAATGCACAGGGATATAAAATGGTTTCGAACGCCAACCAGAAAATCACTACAGACGAGAAAAACAGAGAGTATAAGATAGCTCTGCAATACGACACCAATTACGATTTGTTAAGTATAAATTTAAAAGATGTTTTATCCACAGACGAGCTTGAAATCTCCTATAGCGACTGGGATGAATACAACGGAATACGCCTCCCTAAAAATGTTAAAATAATTATAAAAGGCTCAAAATCTAGTCAAATTTTACTGGAAAACACGAAATTTGACTTTTCGAGGATGGAAACACCTTATTCTGTACCATCCAGTTATAAGAAAATAGAGATTAAATGA
- a CDS encoding NTP transferase domain-containing protein, with protein MKIIVPMAGRGSRLRPHTLTVPKPLIPIAGKPIVQRLVEDIAKVAGEEIEEVAFIIGDFGSEIEKSLLQIAEKLGAKGSLYYQNDPLGTAHAIKCAEQSMQGDVVIAFADTLFRADFQLDKNSDGVIWVKSVEDPSAFGVVKLDNYGFITDFVEKPQTFVSDLAIIGIYYFNSAEKLMDEINYIMDNDIKNGGEYQLTMALENLRAKGAKFTLGKVNDWMDCGNKNATVETNSKILAYEKEEMAQYPASAVIENSLIIPPCFIGENVKISNSKVGPGVSLGNNTTIVNSNIENSLIQENTRINHGNLSNSMIGNSAQYVGVAREISLGDYSVLDFLSK; from the coding sequence ATGAAAATTATTGTTCCGATGGCTGGACGTGGTTCCAGATTACGTCCACACACCCTGACAGTACCAAAACCTCTTATCCCTATTGCCGGAAAACCTATCGTACAACGATTGGTGGAAGATATTGCTAAAGTGGCAGGAGAAGAAATTGAAGAAGTAGCATTTATCATTGGAGATTTTGGTTCCGAGATTGAAAAATCTTTGCTTCAGATTGCTGAAAAATTAGGAGCAAAAGGAAGCCTGTATTATCAGAATGATCCGCTTGGAACAGCGCACGCTATCAAATGTGCAGAGCAATCTATGCAGGGAGATGTGGTGATCGCATTCGCCGATACTCTTTTCCGTGCAGATTTTCAGTTGGACAAAAATTCAGATGGTGTAATTTGGGTAAAAAGTGTAGAAGATCCGTCTGCCTTTGGGGTAGTAAAACTGGATAACTATGGCTTTATTACTGATTTTGTTGAAAAACCTCAGACTTTTGTTTCAGATCTTGCCATTATCGGTATCTATTATTTCAATAGTGCTGAAAAACTAATGGATGAAATCAACTATATCATGGACAATGATATTAAAAACGGAGGAGAATACCAGTTGACAATGGCCCTGGAAAACCTGAGAGCAAAAGGAGCAAAATTCACTTTAGGAAAAGTAAATGACTGGATGGATTGTGGTAACAAGAATGCTACCGTGGAAACCAACAGTAAAATCCTTGCATATGAAAAGGAAGAAATGGCTCAATATCCGGCGTCTGCAGTGATTGAAAATTCATTGATTATTCCTCCTTGCTTCATTGGTGAAAATGTGAAAATTTCCAACTCAAAAGTAGGACCTGGCGTTTCATTGGGTAACAACACTACGATTGTAAATTCTAATATTGAAAACTCTTTGATCCAGGAAAACACAAGAATCAACCACGGAAACCTTTCTAATTCTATGATTGGTAACTCCGCACAGTATGTGGGAGTGGCAAGAGAAATTTCTTTGGGAGACTATTCAGTATTGGATTTCCTATCGAAATAA
- a CDS encoding oligosaccharide flippase family protein yields MYKKLLGQTIIYGAGAIAPRIILFILNPLLIYKIPNEGFAIFTQLYAWISFVNIILSFGFETAYFRFSAEEDNEKKTFNTSFWFLFSTSTLFLALCYLFNQPIADYLGYHDNPEYIKWFALIAFFDNLLVIPFAWLRFHNKPIKYSAVRIFQSIFQAVFTAALFFWIPENVSRSFGLDQNVDYPFFSNLAGSALGFLLLLPIILKVRFQFVTSLFGRMIRYSFPLMLAGLAFMVNENFDKSIQRNHISDEQAGAYGGCYKLAVLMTLFVTAYRMGIEPFFFKQMDKGDAKKTYAKVAEYFSFFACAVALGIIANISWLKDVFIPNRSYWIAIDIIPIIVVANLCFGIYYNFSTWYKVTDRTSVGTVISWIGAGINIALNYLALSYYHSMIGSAWATFGAYVIMMIISYALGQKYYPIPYRMKKMSFFLILLGIFSFIIVKYFNYNILTSNALFLVFVGILVYSEKNMILSRIRKN; encoded by the coding sequence TTGTATAAGAAATTATTAGGGCAAACAATCATCTACGGAGCAGGAGCAATAGCACCCAGAATTATTCTATTCATCCTTAATCCTCTTTTGATCTATAAAATTCCCAATGAAGGTTTTGCGATTTTCACGCAACTTTATGCATGGATTTCTTTTGTGAATATTATACTTTCATTTGGTTTTGAAACGGCCTATTTTCGATTTTCTGCTGAAGAGGATAATGAGAAAAAAACTTTCAACACGTCATTCTGGTTTTTATTTTCAACTTCTACTCTGTTTTTAGCATTGTGCTATCTTTTCAATCAGCCTATTGCTGATTATCTGGGATACCATGATAATCCTGAATATATAAAATGGTTTGCTTTAATTGCTTTTTTCGACAATTTACTGGTCATTCCGTTTGCATGGCTTCGTTTTCACAATAAACCTATCAAATATTCTGCGGTCAGAATTTTTCAGTCTATATTCCAGGCAGTCTTTACCGCTGCATTATTCTTTTGGATCCCCGAGAATGTATCCAGAAGTTTTGGATTGGATCAGAATGTAGACTATCCTTTCTTTAGTAATTTAGCAGGAAGTGCTTTAGGGTTTTTATTGTTACTTCCTATTATATTAAAAGTAAGATTTCAGTTTGTAACCTCTCTTTTTGGGCGGATGATTCGCTACTCGTTTCCGCTTATGCTGGCAGGGCTGGCTTTTATGGTTAATGAAAATTTCGATAAATCTATCCAGAGAAATCATATTTCAGACGAACAGGCCGGAGCTTATGGAGGCTGTTATAAACTAGCTGTCCTTATGACTTTATTTGTAACCGCGTACAGAATGGGTATTGAACCATTTTTCTTTAAACAGATGGATAAAGGTGACGCTAAGAAAACGTACGCTAAGGTAGCTGAATATTTTTCGTTCTTCGCCTGTGCTGTAGCATTAGGAATTATCGCCAATATTTCGTGGCTAAAGGATGTTTTCATTCCGAACAGATCATATTGGATTGCAATAGACATTATTCCTATTATTGTAGTGGCAAACCTGTGTTTCGGAATTTATTATAACTTTTCCACATGGTATAAAGTGACAGACAGAACCAGTGTGGGAACCGTTATTTCATGGATCGGAGCCGGAATTAATATCGCCTTGAATTATCTGGCCTTAAGTTACTATCACAGTATGATTGGTTCTGCATGGGCCACTTTCGGAGCGTACGTCATCATGATGATCATATCCTATGCATTGGGCCAGAAATACTACCCCATCCCTTACCGCATGAAGAAAATGTCTTTCTTCCTTATATTGCTGGGAATATTTAGTTTTATTATCGTAAAATATTTTAACTATAATATCCTGACCAGCAATGCCTTATTTTTAGTCTTCGTGGGGATCTTAGTCTATTCGGAAAAAAATATGATTTTATCCAGAATCAGGAAGAACTAA
- a CDS encoding dihydroorotase, with product MKTLIKNVHVVNEGQVFQSDVLIENDVISKIASGISVDADQVIDGSGKYLLPGVIDDQVHFREPGLTHKGDIESESRSAIAGGVTSFIDQPNTVPNAVTQELLADKYEIAAQKAYANYGFMMGGTNDNLEEVLKTNPRNVPGVKLFLGSSTGNMLVDNPETLENIFSNTKMLIAVHCEDEATIRANTQKYIDEYGDDIPVKFHHLIRSEEACYKSSSKAIELAEKTGARLHVFHLSTAKETSLFRNDIPLKDKKITAEVCVHHLTFTNDDYETKGSLIKWNPAVKTQKDKDGLWEALLDDRIDVIATDHAPHTAEEKQNVYTKCPSGGPLVQHSLVVMLENYKTGKISLEKIVEKMCHNPAILFRVEKRGFIKEGYKADLVLVDLNEDWTVAKENLLYKCGWSPLEGMNFHSKVTQTFVNGHLVYDNGKIAEEKFGERLLFEVQE from the coding sequence ATGAAAACCCTTATCAAAAATGTACATGTTGTCAATGAAGGCCAGGTCTTTCAAAGCGATGTTTTAATAGAAAATGATGTAATTTCCAAAATTGCTTCCGGCATTTCTGTAGATGCAGATCAGGTTATTGACGGTTCCGGAAAGTATCTTCTTCCGGGTGTTATAGACGATCAGGTTCATTTCCGTGAGCCGGGCCTTACTCATAAAGGAGATATTGAAAGTGAGTCCAGATCAGCGATAGCCGGAGGAGTAACCAGCTTTATCGATCAGCCTAATACGGTGCCGAATGCCGTTACTCAGGAATTACTCGCTGATAAATATGAAATTGCAGCTCAGAAAGCCTATGCCAACTATGGTTTTATGATGGGAGGAACAAATGATAATCTTGAAGAAGTTTTAAAAACGAACCCGAGAAATGTTCCCGGAGTAAAATTGTTTTTAGGCTCCTCTACAGGGAATATGTTGGTGGATAATCCAGAAACCCTGGAAAATATTTTCAGCAATACCAAAATGCTGATTGCAGTTCACTGTGAAGATGAAGCGACCATCAGAGCCAATACCCAAAAATATATTGATGAATATGGGGATGATATTCCGGTAAAATTCCACCATTTAATCAGAAGTGAAGAAGCTTGTTATAAATCTTCCTCTAAAGCCATTGAGCTCGCTGAAAAAACTGGGGCAAGACTTCACGTGTTTCACCTTTCAACAGCAAAGGAAACTTCACTTTTCAGAAATGATATCCCGTTAAAAGATAAAAAGATCACTGCTGAAGTATGTGTTCACCATCTGACATTTACCAATGATGATTATGAAACAAAAGGAAGCCTGATCAAGTGGAATCCTGCTGTGAAAACTCAAAAAGACAAGGATGGACTTTGGGAAGCTCTGCTTGATGACAGAATTGATGTGATCGCGACAGATCATGCTCCCCATACCGCCGAAGAGAAACAAAATGTGTATACAAAATGCCCTTCCGGAGGACCCCTGGTACAACATTCACTCGTAGTAATGCTGGAAAACTATAAAACAGGAAAAATTTCTCTTGAAAAGATTGTTGAAAAGATGTGTCATAATCCGGCAATCCTTTTCAGAGTTGAAAAAAGAGGATTTATTAAAGAAGGATATAAAGCAGATCTTGTTTTGGTCGATTTAAATGAAGACTGGACGGTAGCTAAAGAAAACCTCCTGTATAAATGCGGATGGAGTCCGCTGGAGGGGATGAACTTCCATTCTAAGGTAACCCAGACGTTTGTCAACGGGCACCTTGTATATGATAACGGAAAAATTGCTGAAGAAAAATTCGGAGAGCGTTTACTTTTTGAAGTTCAGGAATAA
- a CDS encoding glycoside hydrolase family 92 protein, producing MKNTETSVFLLFIILSFPLKAQQFEKLYQYVHPLIGTEKMGHTYPGATTPFGAVQLSPETDTISYELNGKYNGEVYKYCAGYRYEDKTIVGFSSTHFSGTGHSDLGDFLIMPTVGPLQLDPGTASNPEKGYRSKFSHENEKAEAGYYKVKLDDHNILAELTATTRVGVHRYTFPKSDQSHIILDLMAGIYNYDGKNVWTYARVENGNTITGYRQTNGWARTRTVYFAMKFSKPFTSYGQKNYDEKQVYKGFWRKFDQTQNFPEIAGKNLKMYFDFDTSEGEAIEIKLAISPVSQANAMENLEKETENLSFNQIKEKAQEDWNKELNKIIIKGSETEKINFYTAMYHTFINPTVYMDINGEYKGLDQNVHQAENFTHYTTFSLWDTYRALHPFFNIIQPKRNSDMVKSMMAHYHQFSMKMLPIWSHYANDNWCMSGYHSVSVVADAIIKGNYAGDPQEALKACVETANKRNYEGIGQYIDLGYIPAEKNGTSVSNTLEYAYDDWAIAQLAKHLGETEIYNQFIKRSENWKNNFDPSIGFMRPRLADGSFKKDFDVLSTHGQGFIEGNSWNYSFFVPQNPDELIKMMGGKKKFASKLDELFTMHLPDEFFADTEDITREGIIGGYVHGNEPAHHVAYLYNWAGQPWKTQSQIRHILEMQYKSTPDGLGGNDDTGQMSAWYILSSLGFYPVAPGSEDYAIGSPAVDQAILNLENGKTFEIEAINQGPKNVYVQKVLLNGREIKNFTLKHSEIMNGGKLTFYMGNKAKK from the coding sequence ATGAAAAATACGGAAACATCTGTTTTTCTTTTATTCATTATCTTAAGCTTTCCCCTCAAAGCTCAACAATTTGAAAAATTATATCAATACGTACATCCGCTGATTGGAACTGAAAAAATGGGACATACCTATCCCGGCGCTACTACACCGTTTGGCGCCGTGCAGCTAAGTCCTGAAACAGATACAATTTCTTATGAACTCAACGGGAAATACAATGGTGAAGTCTATAAATACTGTGCAGGCTATCGCTATGAAGATAAAACCATAGTAGGTTTCAGCTCTACGCACTTTAGTGGTACCGGACATTCTGATCTCGGGGATTTCCTGATCATGCCTACTGTCGGCCCACTTCAGTTGGATCCGGGAACAGCTTCAAATCCTGAAAAAGGCTACAGAAGCAAGTTTTCCCACGAAAACGAAAAAGCTGAAGCCGGATATTATAAGGTAAAGCTGGATGATCACAATATTTTAGCAGAACTGACGGCTACCACCAGAGTCGGTGTTCACCGGTATACTTTTCCCAAATCTGATCAATCGCATATCATTCTTGATCTGATGGCAGGAATTTATAATTATGACGGGAAAAATGTATGGACCTATGCCCGTGTGGAAAATGGCAATACGATTACCGGATATCGCCAGACCAACGGATGGGCAAGAACAAGAACGGTTTATTTTGCCATGAAGTTTTCAAAACCCTTTACATCCTACGGTCAGAAGAACTATGATGAAAAGCAGGTATACAAAGGGTTCTGGAGAAAATTCGATCAAACTCAGAATTTCCCTGAAATTGCCGGAAAGAATCTTAAAATGTATTTTGATTTTGACACCAGTGAAGGTGAAGCCATTGAAATCAAACTGGCTATATCTCCTGTAAGCCAGGCCAATGCTATGGAAAATCTTGAAAAGGAAACGGAAAATTTATCTTTTAATCAAATTAAAGAAAAAGCTCAGGAAGACTGGAATAAAGAACTTAACAAGATCATCATTAAAGGTTCTGAAACCGAAAAAATCAATTTCTATACCGCGATGTATCATACCTTTATCAATCCCACCGTGTATATGGATATCAATGGCGAGTATAAAGGATTGGATCAAAATGTTCACCAAGCAGAAAATTTTACTCATTATACCACATTCTCGCTTTGGGACACTTACAGAGCTCTTCATCCTTTCTTTAACATTATCCAGCCTAAAAGGAACAGTGATATGGTAAAATCTATGATGGCTCATTACCATCAGTTTTCGATGAAAATGCTACCTATATGGTCACATTATGCCAATGATAACTGGTGTATGAGTGGTTATCATAGCGTAAGTGTAGTGGCAGATGCCATTATTAAAGGAAATTATGCCGGTGATCCTCAGGAAGCTTTGAAAGCCTGCGTAGAAACAGCCAACAAACGAAATTATGAAGGAATAGGACAATATATTGACCTGGGATACATTCCTGCAGAGAAAAATGGCACCTCAGTATCCAATACCCTTGAGTATGCTTATGATGATTGGGCAATTGCCCAGCTGGCCAAACATCTTGGAGAGACAGAAATCTACAATCAGTTTATCAAACGTTCTGAAAATTGGAAGAATAATTTTGACCCATCCATCGGATTCATGCGCCCACGCCTGGCAGACGGAAGTTTCAAAAAAGATTTTGATGTTTTAAGTACCCACGGACAAGGCTTCATTGAGGGAAATTCCTGGAACTACAGTTTTTTTGTTCCCCAGAATCCTGATGAACTGATCAAAATGATGGGAGGAAAGAAAAAATTTGCCTCAAAACTGGACGAATTATTCACCATGCATCTTCCTGATGAGTTTTTTGCAGACACTGAAGACATTACAAGAGAAGGAATTATCGGAGGATATGTACATGGAAATGAGCCTGCACATCATGTTGCTTACCTCTATAACTGGGCCGGGCAGCCATGGAAAACACAATCCCAGATTCGTCATATCCTGGAAATGCAGTATAAGTCAACTCCTGACGGGTTGGGAGGGAATGATGACACGGGGCAAATGAGTGCCTGGTATATTCTGAGTTCACTGGGCTTCTATCCGGTTGCTCCCGGTTCGGAAGACTACGCTATCGGTAGTCCCGCTGTTGATCAGGCTATTCTGAATCTGGAAAACGGAAAAACATTTGAAATTGAAGCGATCAATCAAGGTCCGAAAAATGTATATGTTCAGAAGGTTCTTTTAAATGGTCGTGAAATTAAAAACTTCACTCTGAAACATTCTGAAATAATGAATGGTGGAAAACTGACATTTTATATGGGAAACAAGGCGAAAAAATAA
- a CDS encoding SDR family oxidoreductase has translation MSLYTQPMLREGALKDKVAIVTGGGSGLGKAMTKYFLELGAKVVITSRNLEKLQTTAKDLEDETGGKVLCVACDVRNWDEVEAVKEATLKEFGKIDILLNNAAGNFISPTEKLTHSAFDSILDIVLKGTKNCTLSIGKHWIDSKTPGTVLNIVTTYAWTGSAYVVPSACAKAGVLAMTRSLAVEWAKYGIRFNAIAPGPFPTKGAWDRLLPGDLQEKFDMKKKVPLRRVGEHQELANLAAYLVSDYSAYMNGEVVTIDGGEWLQGAGEFNMLEAIPREMWDALEAMIKAKKSN, from the coding sequence ATGAGTCTATATACACAACCAATGCTTCGCGAAGGGGCATTAAAAGATAAAGTAGCGATTGTAACAGGAGGCGGAAGCGGTCTTGGAAAAGCAATGACAAAATACTTTCTTGAGTTAGGAGCTAAAGTAGTCATTACGTCCAGGAATCTTGAAAAGCTACAGACTACTGCGAAGGATCTGGAAGATGAAACCGGTGGTAAAGTTCTTTGTGTAGCGTGTGACGTCAGAAACTGGGATGAAGTAGAAGCTGTGAAAGAAGCTACGCTTAAGGAATTCGGTAAAATTGATATTCTTCTGAATAATGCAGCCGGTAATTTTATTTCTCCTACAGAAAAACTGACTCATTCTGCTTTTGATTCTATTTTAGATATCGTTTTAAAAGGAACTAAAAACTGTACACTTTCTATAGGAAAACACTGGATCGACTCCAAAACACCGGGTACCGTTTTAAATATCGTAACCACTTATGCATGGACGGGGTCTGCCTATGTTGTACCCTCTGCCTGTGCAAAAGCAGGAGTATTGGCAATGACCAGATCATTGGCAGTGGAATGGGCAAAATATGGAATTCGTTTCAACGCTATCGCTCCGGGGCCATTTCCTACAAAAGGTGCCTGGGACAGACTTCTTCCGGGAGATCTGCAGGAAAAATTCGATATGAAAAAGAAAGTGCCGTTAAGAAGAGTAGGAGAACATCAGGAGCTGGCCAATCTTGCCGCGTATCTGGTGTCTGATTACTCAGCGTACATGAATGGTGAAGTAGTCACTATTGACGGAGGAGAATGGCTTCAGGGAGCAGGTGAATTTAATATGCTTGAAGCTATTCCCCGTGAAATGTGGGATGCTTTAGAGGCCATGATTAAAGCAAAAAAATCAAATTAA